AGTCCCGCGCGAACTCAGGCCCCGTCCGAGCGCGGGAGCTCGCTGCGCTCCTCCCTGCCTCCTACGCCGTGTTCGATGTCCTCGCCCACGACGGGCAGGACGTTCGCGGGCATCCCTACACCGAACGCCGCGCCCTGCTGCTTGATCTGCTTCACGATGTACCGCCCCCGATCCAAGCCGTCCCGGCCACCGACGATCCCGAGGTCGCGCAGCTTTGGTACGACACGCTCCGGGACCAGGGGATCGAGGGAGTCGTGTGCAAGCGGGCTTCTTCCCCGTACCGGGCAGGGCACATCTGGCGTGTTAACTGCACCAGCCGCTCCGATCGGGGCGGCTGATCGCCGTCTAAAGGAAACTCCTGTTGTTAGACCTGCGTCACGAGTTGATCGAAGGCCGGGCAGATGTACCCCGTGTCGGTTCGGTCATCGAGCTGGAGACGATTCCCTGGTACGCCGCTGCCGACGCCAAGGGCACTGTCATTGCCCCCGTCGTGCCGTACCTCCGCAGCCTGATCCTGGACGACAACCGTCCGGCAACCGCCAAGAGCTATGCCCATGACCTCCTTCGCTGGCACCGGCTGCTGTGGTTCCTGGGCATCGACTGGGACCGGGCGACCGAGGCCGAATCATCCGCCCTCGTCGGCTGGCTCCGCGTCGCCCCGAACCCCCAGCGTCACCGCCGAAGCGCCAATGCGCCGCAGCCGGGCTCGGTCAACCCGCGCACCGGCAAGCCCTACCTCAAGGCCGGGTACGCACCTTCCACGATCAACCACTGTCTGACCGTGATCAGCGGCTTCTACGCCTACCACCGGCACTACAACCGCGGTCCGCTTCTCAACCCGGTACCGGAGTCCCGGGCACAGCGCCGGGCTCTGGCCCACCGGGCTCCGGACGGAGAGGTCCCGCAGTTCCGGCGGGCCCGGCTCCGACAGCGGGTCCGCAAGTCCGATCCCCGCTCGATTCCTGACGGGATGTGGGACGAGTTCTTCGCGGCTCTGACCTGCGACCGGGACCGGGCGGCCGTTCTGCTCTACGTCTCCAGCGGATCGCGGGCGAGCGAGCTCCTCGGCGTCACGCCCGGGGACATCAACTGGGCCAAGCAGCTGATCCGGGTCGTCACCAAGGGCACAGATGACCGCGAACCCGTCCCGGTCAGCCCGCAGGCCCTGACGGTCCTGGCGGCCTACCTCGACCACATCGGGCTGCCGCAGGCCGGCGAGCCGGTCTTTCGCACCCGCCGGGCCCCGG
The sequence above is a segment of the Streptomyces longhuiensis genome. Coding sequences within it:
- a CDS encoding tyrosine-type recombinase/integrase, with protein sequence MLDLRHELIEGRADVPRVGSVIELETIPWYAAADAKGTVIAPVVPYLRSLILDDNRPATAKSYAHDLLRWHRLLWFLGIDWDRATEAESSALVGWLRVAPNPQRHRRSANAPQPGSVNPRTGKPYLKAGYAPSTINHCLTVISGFYAYHRHYNRGPLLNPVPESRAQRRALAHRAPDGEVPQFRRARLRQRVRKSDPRSIPDGMWDEFFAALTCDRDRAAVLLYVSSGSRASELLGVTPGDINWAKQLIRVVTKGTDDREPVPVSPQALTVLAAYLDHIGLPQAGEPVFRTRRAPDRPLTYWAMRRVIQRVNDRLRTNWTLHDLRHTAATRMANDPNLTLSQVRAILRHTDLATTGDYLNTRVEDLFDALQQHYSRPRVERTIAPGYDPDDFKAVFGG